Proteins found in one Magnolia sinica isolate HGM2019 chromosome 5, MsV1, whole genome shotgun sequence genomic segment:
- the LOC131247034 gene encoding uncharacterized protein LOC131247034, producing the protein MLLTSLAVILRQGGAEHWWASVSQTTGAEFEWTWEDFMDQFDRKFFPDHVHQQRVLEFETLVQGDMLVSQYDARFIALSRFVTYLVDDEGQKASHFENGLRLVLRSCVVGHMLPMFEEVVQRAQIYEVDWADAQWIHDQRGDRKRKAPYDSSQQ; encoded by the coding sequence atgcttcttacgtcGTTGGCTGTAATTCTTCGTCAGGGAGGggccgagcactggtgggcatCGGTCTCCCAAACGACAGGGGCAGAGTTCGAGTGGACGTGGGAGGATTTTATGGACCAGTTCGACAGGAAGTTCTTCCCTGACCATGTCCATCAGCAACGCGTGCTTGAGTTTGagactcttgtgcaaggagaCATGTTGGTGTCCCAGTATGACGCTCGATTCATCGCACTGTCGAGATTCGTGACTTATCTTGtagatgatgaggggcagaaggctagccatttcgagaacggcttacgccTTGTCCTTCGGAGTTGTGTCGTTGGACACATGCTCCCGATGTTTGAGGAGGTCGTGCAGCGGGCCCAGATTTATGAAGTAGATTGGGCCGATGCACAGTGGATCCACGATCAGAGAGGAGATCGAAAGAGGAAGGCCCCCTACGATAGCTCCCAACAGTAG